The following proteins are co-located in the Solanum pennellii chromosome 1, SPENNV200 genome:
- the LOC107001442 gene encoding uncharacterized protein LOC107001442, producing the protein MDLRRSSRCCYLFAIFILAIAVRFSLSAASIAGKDMNPPYPKAISDLKESIVKGLGFQAEDFKISGFDLRDALVGRSVSYEFDVEVDNKVIPLKLLEDVNKWEFVDLPIFRVEKGEENGLVERQTLENQVPVLAPFTLAGPMELWIQDAKDMRISLPHDVDAGELRKVILADGAVVTVKGARSVSLRHPIELPLPFNRTINGFASGMLALAEYLRQASLAQEGPLLSLRIVGPTSLTSPTSPSAPSANKLKLKRLAPGLVELSSVSKLKAMDAISTIDLQGETTALLTPNQFTTLWPVTSINGSNSNLLGFEALLSNILGPKAGKKGSFKLLKADVSAQTFVKIGFGVEKKLKEGDGFNLEGYPEWRTKPDTVRMHFEVLAKVDGDKVVPEKIVQVDPITIEDTVAPSVQLGNVSMSKTPIVHQPPNPFTL; encoded by the exons ATGGATTTGAGACGATCATCCCGTTGTTGTTATCTCTTTGCCATCTTTATTCTTGCCATTGCTGTTCGGTTTTCTCTATCTGCAGCTTCCATCGCTGGCAAAGATATGAATCCTCCATATCCTAAAGCTATTTCT GACTTGAAGGAGTCAATTGTAAAGGGTTTAGGTTTTCAAGCGGAGGATTTCAAGATATCTGGGTTTGATTTGAGGGATGCTCTTGTGGGTAGGTCGGTGTCTTATGAGTTTGATGTTGAAGTTGATAATAAAGTAATTCCCTTAAAGCTTTTGGAGGATGTGAATAAATGGGAATTTGTAGATTTGCCTATTTTTCGGGTAGAGAAAGGTGAAGAAAATGGGTTGGTCGAAAGGCAGACATTGGAGAATCAGGTGCCTGTTTTGGCTCCATTTACTTTGGCAGGTCCCATGGAGCTCTGGATCCAGGATGCCAAGGACATGAGAATTTCATTACCT CATGATGTGGATGCTGGGGAGTTGAGGAAAGTGATTTTAGCCGATGGTGCTGTCGTTACTGTCAAGGGTGCCAGATCTGTTAGCCTGCGGCACCCTATAGAACTTCCACTGCCCTTCAACAGAACGATAAATGGCTTTGCCTCTGGTATGTTGGCATTGGCTGAATATCTACGTCAAGCTTCTCTCGCTCAAGAGGGACCTCTCCTCTCTCTTAGAATTGTTGGTCCTACATCTCTTACATCCCCCACCTCACCATCTGCCCCTTCTGCAAACAAACTTAAGCTTAAACGGCTTGCACCTGGTCTTGTTGAGTTGTCATCAGTATCAAAATTGAAAGCCATGGACGCCATCTCCACTATTGATCTCCAGGGAGAAACCACTGCACTTCTTACACCCAATCAATTCACTACATTGTGGCCCGTTACATCTATCAATGGTTCAAACTCGAACTTGCTTGGTTTTGAGGCCTTGCTTTCTAATATACTGGGTCCTAAAGCAGGTAAAAAGGGTTCTTTCAAGTTGTTGAAGGCAGATGTATCAGCCCAGACTTTTGTGAAGATTGGTTTTGGAGTTGAGAAGAAGTTGAAGGAAGGAGATGGGTTCAATTTGGAGGGTTATCCAGAGTGGAGAACTAAGCCTGATACAGTAAGGATGCATTTTGAAGTTCTGGCAAAGGTAGATGGTGACAAAGTTGTGCCAGAGAAAATTGTGCAGGTTGATCCGATAACTATCGAGGACACAGTGGCACCCAGTGTGCAGTTGGGCAATGTCTCCATGTCAAAGACTCCAATTGTTCACCAACCTCCAAATCCATTCACCTTATAA
- the LOC107001458 gene encoding malate dehydrogenase, glyoxysomal, translated as MQPSGAEVHQRIARISAHLYPSNPQMGDGSILERTNCRAKGGAAGFKVAILGAAGGIGQPLAMLMKMNPLVSVLHLYDVVNAPGVTADISHMDTGAVVRGFLGQSELEGALTGMDLVIIPAGIPRKPGMTRDDLFKINAGIVRTLCEGIAKCCPNAIVNLISNPVNSTVPIAAEVFKKAGTYDPKKLLGVTSLDVVRANTFVAEVLGLDPREVEVPVVGGHAGVTILPLLSQVKPPCSFTHEETEYLTKRIQDGGTEVVEAKKGAGSATLSMAYAAVKFADVCLKGLRGDAGVVACAFVASQVTELPFFASKVRLGRTGAEEVYQLGPLNEYERIGLEKAKKELAESIQKGISFIRN; from the exons ATGCAGCCATCAGGTGCAGAAGTTCACCAACGAATTGCCAGAATTTCAGCTCATCTTTACCCTTCAAATCCCCAG ATGGGAGATGGGTCTATTTTGGAAAGAACAAATTGCAGAGCAAAAGGTGGAGCAGCTGGATTCAAAGTTGCTATACTGGGTGCTGCTGGAGGAATTGGGCAGCCACTTGCAATGTTGATGAAGATGAATCCTTTAGTCTCAGTTCTTCATCTCTATGATGTTGTTAATGCTCCTGGTGTTACTGCTGATATTAGCCACATGGATACTGGTGCTGTT gTGAGGGGTTTTCTAGGGCAAAGTGAGCTTGAAGGTGCACTTACAGGAATGGACCTTGTGATCATACCTGCTGGTATTCCAAGAAAACCTGGAATGACAAGAGATGATCTTTTTAAGATTAATGCTGGAATTGTGAGGACCCTCTGTGAAGGAATTGCAAAGTGCTGTCCTAATGCTATTGTCAATTTGATTAGTAATCCAGTGAACTCCACAGTTCCTATTGCAGCTGAAGTTTTCAAGAAAGCAGGTACTTATGATCCAAAGAAGCTTCTTGGAGTTACCTCACTTGATGTTGTGAGAGCTAACACTTTTGTG GCAGAAGTCTTGGGACTAGATCCTAGGGAAGTAGAGGTTCCTGTAGTTGGAGGTCATGCTGGGGTGACAATTTTGCCTCTTCTCTCACAG GTCAAGCCTCCTTGCTCCTTCACACACGAGGAAACAGAATATTTGACTAAGCGCATTCAAGATGGAGGAACAGAGGTTGTTGAG GCAAAAAAAGGGGCTGGATCTGCAACTCTATCTATG GCATATGCAGCTGTAAAATTTGCAGATGTTTGTCTCAAGGGCTTAAGAGGAGATGCCGGTGTGGTGGCTTGTGCTTTTGTAGCTTCTCAG GTCACCGAACTCCCTTTCTTTGCCTCCAAAGTACGACTTGGCCGTACTGGAGCTGAAGAAGTCTATCAACTTGGTCCCCTAAATGAGTATGAGAG GATTGGACTGGAGAAGGCCAAGAAAGAGCTTGCTGAAAGCATTCAGAAAGGAATTTCCTTCATCAGGAATTAG
- the LOC107001432 gene encoding receptor-like protein kinase 7 yields MSASDNFFRPCPVLLLCFLIFLISPSHQQDELLNLMQFKSTLKTIPSSQLFDTWTPQNNICNFTGIFCDSDSKLVKEINLSEQNLSGVVSFDSLCSLKSLQKISLGTNYLYGRVSDHLKNCTNLQYLDLGSNSFSGEVPNLSSLSQLEFLNLNRSGFSGSFPWSSLANLTNLTFLSLGDNSFHKSSFPLEILNLDKLYWVYLTNSSIEGQIPEGIGNLTLLENLELSYNDLSGKIPDGIIKLTKLKQLEIYSNGLTGKFPVGFGNLSSLVNFDASSNNLEGDLSELKSLSLIESLQLFENHFSGEIPVEFGDFKFTELSLYRNMFSGSLPQNIGSWAELQYIDVSENMFTGSIPPDMCKKGSMTDLLLLQNNFTGGIPSNYANCLSLQRLRVSNNSLSGVVPSGIWSLPDLEIIDLTLNLFEGPVTSNIGEAKSLAQLFLAYNRFNGQLPQTISEVSSLVAINLSANQFSGDIPAAIGALKKLNTLHLEYNLFSGSLPDSIGSCVSLCEINLAGNSLSGAIPKSLGSLRSLNSLNLSDNSLSGQIPATLSSLRLSLLDLSNNRLSGSIPDSLSIKAFSNSFLGNPDLCSDNFGSLMPCSSDTHTSKDHRTVVLCLIAGVVVLVLSLTCFVYVKFKHNNQDIPVKRLDSWDIKQFHVLSFSEDQVMKALKQENLIGRGSSGNVYRLVLNCGKQLAVKHIIKTDCGDQKSYRSSSAILVKENHRSKEYDAEVTTLSSIRHVNVVKLYCSITSEDSNMLVYEYLTNGSLWDRLHTSQKVKMDWLVRYDIALGAAQGLEYLHHGYDRPVMHRDVKSSNILLDEQMKPKIADFGLAKVLHVNGTKDSSQVVAGTHGYIAPEYAYTTKVTEKSDVYSFGVVLMELVTGKKPVEAEYGENSDIVQWVCSKIRNKTSMIDLVDSSIFEGFKEDAVEVLKIAVHCTSRTPALRPSMRMVVHMLEEAEPCKLTDVVVNSPNEYGRKQGLAN; encoded by the exons atgtcagcCAGTGACAACTTTTTCCGGCCATGCCCAGTTTTATTGCtctgttttttaattttcttgatttctccTTCTCATCAACAAGATGAGTTACTAAACCTTATGCAATTCAAATCCACTCTGAAAACAATACCAAGTTCACAGCTTTTTGACACGTGGACACCTCAGAATAACATTTGCAACTTCACTGGAATTTTCTGTGATTCTGACAGTAAATTGGTTAAAGAAATCAATCTTTCTGAACAGAATCTATCTGGGGTTGTCTCTTTTGATTCATTATGTTCTCTGAAATCCCTACAAAAGATATCTCTTGGTACTAATTACTTGTACGGTAGAGTCAGTGACCATTTGAAAAACTGTACAAACTTGCAGTATTTGGATTTGGGTAGCAATTCTTTTTCAGGGGAAGTTCCAAATTTGTCTTCTTTAAGCCAATTGGAGTTTTTGAATCTCAATAGGAGTGGATTCTCTGGTTCGTTTCCTTGGAGTTCACTAGCAAATCTTACTAATCTAACTTTCTTGAGTTTGGGTGACAATTCATTTCATAAAAGTTCATTCCCTCTTGAAATTTTGAATCTTGATAAGTTATATTGGGTTTACCTTACAAATAGTAGTATTGAAGGCCAAATTCCAGAAGGTATTGGAAATCTCACTCTGCTTGAAAACCTTGAGCTTTCATATAATGACTTGTCAGGCAAAATCCCAGATGGAATAATCAAACTTACTAAGCTTAAACAGCTTGAGATCTATTCTAATGGACTAACAGGAAAATTCCCTGTTGGGTTTGGGAATCTCAGTAGCCTTGTAAATTTTGATGCTTCAAGTAACAATCTTGAAGGTGATCTTTCAGAGCTCAAGTCTTTATCTCTTATTGAATCTCTGCAGCTGTTTGAAAACCATTTTTCTGGTGAGATTCCTGTTGAATTTGGTGATTTCAAGTTTACAGAACTGTCATTGTACAGAAACATGTTTTCTGGTTCTCTTCCACAAAATATTGGATCATGGGCAGAACTTCAGTACATTGATGTTTCTGAGAATATGTTCACTGGTTCGATACCGCCTGATATGTGCAAGAAAGGGAGCATGACTGATCTTTTGCTTCTCCAGAACAACTTCACTGGTGGGATACCTTCGAACTATGCTAATTGTTTGTCGTTGCAGCGTTTAAGGGTTAGCAACAATTCACTTTCAGGAGTAGTCCCTAGTGGAATTTGGAGTTTGCCAGATTTGGAAATCATTGATCTCACATTGAATCTATTTGAAGGCCCAGTGACATCAAATATTGGTGAGGCAAAGTCTTTAGCACAGTTGTTTCTAGCCTACAACCGGTTCAATGGTCAATTACCACAGAcaatatcagaagtttcttcaTTAGTAGCCATTAATCTGAGCGCGAATCAGTTCTCTGGTGATATTCCAGCAGCAATAGGTGCACTTAAGAAGCTTAATACTCTTCATTTAGAGTATAATTTGTTTTCTGGAAGTCTTCCAGATTCAATCGGATCATGTGTCTCTCTCTGTGAAATTAATCTTGCTGGTAATTCACTTTCTGGTGCAATTCCCAAAAGTCTTGGCTCTTTGCGTAGCTTGAACTCTCTCAATCTATCTGATAACAGCCTCTCAGGTCAAATTCCAGCGACCCTTTCGAGTTTAAGATTAAGccttcttgatttgtcaaacaATAGGTTGAGTGGTAGCATACCGGATTCTTTATCAATAAAAGCTTTTAGTAATAGCTTTTTGGGAAATCCAGATCTTTGTAGTGACAATTTTGGTAGTCTCATGCCATGTTCATCAGATACTCACACATCTAAAGACCACAGGACAGTCGTGTTGTGCTTGATAGCTGGGGTGGTGGTTCTTGTTCTGTCACTTACATGTTTCGTTTATGTGAAGTTTAAGCACAATAATCAGGATATTCCCGTAAAGAGACTTGATTCTTGGGATATCAAACAATTTCATGTATTGAGCTTTAGTGAAGATCAAGTCATGAAGGCACTGAAGCAAGAAAATCTGATTGGTAGAGGTAGTTCAGGGAATGTGTACAGATTAGTCTTGAACTGTGGAAAACAGTTGGCTGTGAAACACATTATCAAAACCGATTGTGGTGACCAGAAAAGTTACCGGAGCAGCTCAGCCATACTGGTGAAGGAGAATCACAGATCAAAAGAGTATGATGCTGAGGTGACCACGTTAAGTTCCATTAGGCATGTCAATGTTGTCAAATTGTACTGTAGCATCACAAGCGAGGACTCAAATATGCTGGTTTATGAATACTTAACTAATGGAAGCTTATGGGACCGATTGCACACGTCTCAGAAAGTCAAGATGGATTGGTTGGTGAGATATGACATTGCATTAGGTGCTGCTCAAGGGCTTGAGTATCTGCATCACGGATACGACAGACCCGTGATGCATCGGGATGTCAAGTCTAGCAACATCTTGTTGGATGAACAGATGAAGCCCAAAATTGCTGATTTTGGACTAGCCAAAGTTTTGCATGTTAATGGTACTAAGGACTCTTCTCAGGTTGTAGCTGGGACGCATGGCTACATTGCTCCTG AGTATGCTTACACAACCAAGGTGACCGAGAAGAGTGATGTCTATAGCTTCGGGGTTGTGCTAATGGAATTGGTGACTGGAAAGAAGCCAGTGGAGGCAGAGTATGGGGAGAACAGTGACATAGTCCAATGGGTTTGTAGCAAGATAAGAAACAAAACTAGCATGATCGATTTGGTGGATTCAAGCATTTTCGAGGGGTTCAAAGAAGATGCTGTCGAGGTTCTTAAAATTGCAGTTCATTGCACATCAAGGACGCCAGCATTAAGACCTTCCATGAGGATGGTAGTTCATATGCTAGAAGAAGCCGAGCCTTGCAAGCTGACCGATGTAGTCGTGAATTCACCAAATGAGTATGGCAGGAAACAAGGACTTGCTAACTAA
- the LOC107001447 gene encoding uncharacterized protein LOC107001447, producing MSRQKKKEKLVKPQEKTKSLLEPWPNLPQQLLNFMGRQHPDETNRLMQNICFPGVTKSWRAVPKQCSNKNAQLPWLEISDKDHIFQSKTQEHTLTIPFRLGEYWWYSRKSSWDVPWTHFHGCSHGLIVAGGKDPATYCLLIPTSRFTYRSIPTWDPTIPFKFATLSSNPYNNNKACFLMVLTGCSTPAFVVSNIGYQNKWMKEENTLLDPNCSKRELMQFTNAIGFEGKFYALSLQGTLAVIEEIESRFQITKLSRSRAVPSVFPKHFTEYLLESNGEILLIFLIFEKSIRKMDKVEVFKLQMDDLSWLKLDKLGNRTLFAGTNYCMSVNASQLGCRSNCVYFIERATNTWLVYEMGSDTISPCFDDYGSQTISPVWEEPIVENKFIVR from the coding sequence ATGAGTCGTCAAAAAAAGAAGGAGAAGCTTGTCAAACCTCAAGAAAAGACTAAAAGCTTGCTAGAGCCATGGCCAAATCTCCCTCAACAGCTCCTCAACTTTATGGGAAGGCAACATCCTGATGAAACCAATCGTCTTATGCAAAACATCTGCTTCCCTGGTGTTACTAAATCATGGAGAGCAGTACCTAAGCAATGTAGTAACAAAAATGCACAATTACCCTGGCTTGAAATTTCTGACAAAGATCATATCTTCCAGTCCAAGACTCAAGAGCATACCCTCACCATCCCATTTCGACTAGGTGAATATTGGTGGTATAGTAGAAAGTCATCTTGGGATGTTCCTTGGACACATTTTCATGGATGTTCACACGGGTTGATTGTTGCTGGAGGGAAGGATCCTGCAACGTACTGTCTCTTGATTCCTACTTCAAGATTCACTTATCGGAGTATTCCCACTTGGGATCCCACAATTCCATTCAAGTTTGCAACTCTGTCTTCAAATCCTTATAACAATAACAAGGCCTGTTTTTTGATGGTGTTAACTGGATGTTCCACTCCAGCCTTTGTGGTGTCCAATATTGGATACCAAAATAAATGGATGAAAGAAGAGAACACCTTGCTTGACCCTAACTGTTCAAAAAGGGAACTAATGCAATTTACTAATGCCATCGGCTTTGAAGGTAAGTTCTATGCATTGAGTTTACAAGGTACTTTAGCTGTAATTGAAGAAATTGAATCCAGGTTTCAAATCACTAAATTAAGCAGAAGCCGGGCTGTTCCATCAGTTTTTCCAAAACACTTCACAGAGTATTTACTAGAATCCAATGGAGAGATCTTGttgattttcttgatatttgaaaaatcgaTTAGGAAGATGGATAAAGTGGAAGTGTTCAAGCTACAGATGGATGATCTATCATGGTTAAAATTGGACAAACTTGGAAATAGAACATTGTTTGCAGGGACTAATTATTGTATGTCCGTTAATGCAAGTCAATTGGGCTGCAGAAGCAACTGTGTCTATTTCATTGAACGCGCTACTAATACTTGGCTGGTTTATGAAATGGGAAGTGATACTATTTCTCCCTGTTTTGATGATTATGGTTCTCAAACAATAAGTCCAGTATGGGAAGAGCCAATAGTTGAAAACAAATTTATTGTAAGATGA